In Marinomonas posidonica IVIA-Po-181, a single window of DNA contains:
- the rpsB gene encoding 30S ribosomal protein S2 produces the protein MPTVSMRDLLQVGSHFGHQTRYWNPKMKPFIFGARNKIHIINLEHTVPAINEALELVKKMAENKNKVLFVGTKRAASKTIKEQAARASMPYVNHRWLGGMLTNYKTIRASIKRLRELESQMTDGTFEKLTKKEALMRTRELEKLELSMGGIKDMGGLPDVLFVIDVDHERIAIKEANKLGIPVIGIVDTNSNPDGVDYIIPANDDAIRAVQLYVSAFADAVLEGRSATAGSADEFVEVNEAAEA, from the coding sequence ATGCCTACAGTATCTATGCGCGACCTTCTACAGGTTGGTTCACACTTTGGTCACCAAACTCGTTACTGGAATCCAAAAATGAAGCCATTCATTTTCGGTGCACGTAACAAGATTCATATCATCAACCTTGAACACACAGTTCCTGCTATTAACGAAGCACTTGAGCTAGTTAAGAAAATGGCTGAGAACAAAAACAAGGTTTTGTTTGTTGGTACAAAGCGTGCAGCATCTAAAACAATCAAAGAGCAAGCCGCTCGTGCAAGCATGCCATACGTTAACCACCGTTGGTTAGGTGGTATGTTGACGAACTACAAAACCATCCGTGCTTCTATCAAGCGTCTTCGTGAGCTTGAGTCTCAGATGACTGATGGTACGTTCGAGAAATTGACTAAGAAAGAAGCTTTGATGCGTACTCGTGAGCTTGAGAAACTTGAGCTTTCAATGGGTGGTATCAAGGATATGGGTGGTCTACCAGACGTATTGTTTGTTATCGACGTTGATCACGAGCGTATCGCGATTAAAGAAGCAAACAAATTGGGTATTCCTGTTATCGGTATCGTTGATACTAACAGTAACCCAGATGGTGTTGATTACATCATTCCAGCTAACGACGATGCGATTCGTGCGGTTCAGCTTTATGTTTCAGCGTTTGCTGATGCGGTTCTTGAAGGCCGTTCTGCAACTGCTGGCAGTGCTGACGAATTCGTTGAAGTAAACGAAGCTGCTGAAGCGTAA